In Bradyrhizobium paxllaeri, the genomic stretch TTGTACTGATCCACGCAAGTGTGCATGCGGGCTCTGCCGGCGGTCTCCTTGGAATATTTCGGATCGACCGCGCTCGGATAGACCGCAGGACCTGCCGGGGCCGCAGGCGCCGCAGCTTCCTTGGCTTCCTTGGCCTCCTTCTTGGATGCTTTCTTGGTAGCTTCCTTCGGCTCCGCGGCGGGTGCCGCTGCGGCTGCCGGAGCAGGCGCGGCATCGGCGCCGCACTGCGCCTTGCGGAAGTCGTTCCACTTCTGGTCGCCGAGCGTGCCGGCGGCTTTGGCGGCTTGGTATTTGGCGCTGCATTCCTGCGCTGTCAGGGCATTCGCCTGCGTCGCCATCGCCAACGCGGCCAAACCCGACACCGCAATCGCACCCAGTATTTTTGCTTGAATAGTCATCCCTGGTCTCCTTGGGGATAGTCATCTGCGGGCGCCATCCTAGCGCAACCAAAGCTTGCGACAACGCACCGGGCGCTTCCTGTGGTAAAAATTTTGTGGCACCGACGATGCACCATCTGCGTTCGCATTCAGCCCGCGTTCAGCCAACGCTGCGGGAGGTTTGTGCAGACATTGTGCACGGCTCGTCGCTGCATTGCTGCAATCGCGTGGCGCATTTGTCCGGCGCATGCGGATTTGCCATAAGGCGGCGTGAGCCTGATCCCCGCCTCGATATCTTCCGCCGTCGCCGACCGCGCCAAAATCCTAGGCACGCTCGAGACCCTCGTCATCGGCGCCGCCGGCGGCTTGCTGTTTCTGTGGCTCAATTTACCGGGCGGGCTGATTTCCGGCGCGATGGCCGCCGTCGGCATCGCCGCTCTCGCAGGCCGGCCGGTGACCATGCCGCCGATCCTGACCCAGACCGTGCTGGTGCTGCTCGGCATCACGCTGGGCTCGCTGGTGTCGCGGCAAATGATCCAGCACATGAGCGCCTATCCCCTGACCATCGGCCTGTTGGCGCTCGCGACATTCTGCTCGACGTTCGGCTCCAGCTTCTATCTGCAGCGCATGCACGGCTGGGACCAGACCTCGGCGCTGCTCGCCGGCAGCCCCGGCGCGCTGTCGCAGATCACCATGCTGGCCGCCGAGAAGGGCGCCGATGTCGCCGCGATCGCGGTGGTGCAGACCATCCGCGTGATCATCCTGACCGCAGCGCTGCCGCTGCTGCTGGCAGTGACCGGCGTGGCGCCGAGCGCGCCCATGGAGCTGATCAGTATCGGCGTCGCCTCGCCGATCGAACTCGCGGTGCTGGCGGCGGCTGCCGTCGCCGTCGCGCTCCTGCTTCGGCTCGCCAATTTTCCAGCGAGCTGGATGTTCGGCGCGATGATCGCCTCGGCCGTGCTGCACGGCACCGGCCTGATCGAGGGCGGCCTGCCGCCCTGGATGCGCGGCGTGGCGCTGGTCGGCATCGGCGCGGTGATCGGCACGCGGTTCGCGCGGATCAGCAGGTCGACGCTCGTCAGCCACATCAATGCCGGACTGGGCTCGTTCGCAGTTGCCATCGTCATTTCAGCCGTGTTCGTCACGGTGATCGTGCTGACCACCCATGTGCGCCTGGCCGACGTCGTGGTGGCGTTTGCGCCGGGCGCGATGGACGCCATGCTGGCGCTGGCGCTGACGCTGCATATCGATCCGATCTTCGTCGGCGCCCACCATCTGTCGCGCTTCGTATTCGTCTCGATCACGACGCCGGGCATCGTGCATCTGTTCGGACGCCCGCAGGAGGATGTGGACGATTGAGCGGGCAGGTCCGGCGGCTCGCTCCTCGCAATGACGGAGGCTACAGCGGCGCTGCGCTCTTGCCTTCTGAGCTCGACAGCTTCGAGACAAGCGAGGCGATCACGATCAGCACGGCGATCAGGGCGATCACCATGGTGCAGATCGCATTGATCTCGGGCTTCACGCCGAGCCGCACCTCGGAATAGATCCGGATCGGCAGCGTCGCCGAGCCGGGACCGGTGGTAAAACTCGCGATCACGACGTCATCGAGCGACAGCGTGAAGGCCAGCATCCAGCCTGCCGCAATCGCGGGAACGATGAGCGGCAGCGTCACGCGAATGAATGCCTGTACCGGATTGCAGCCGAGATCCATCGCGGCCTCTTCCAGGCTGCGGTCGAGCGAGGCAAGGCGCGACTGCACCACCACGGTGACGAAGCACATCGTCAGCGTGGTGTGGGCGATCGTCACCGTCCAGAAACCGCGCTCGGCGTTGAGCGCCACGAAGAGCAACAGCAGGGAAAGCCCCGAGATCACCTCGGGCATCACCAGCGGCGCATAGAGCATGCCGGAAAACAGCGCCCGGCCCCTGAAGCGCTCACCGCGCGCCAGGCCTACGGCCGCCAGCGTGCCGAGCAGGGTGGCAATCGTGGCCGATACCGCAGCAACGCGCAGGCTCATCCAGGCGGCATCCAGCATCGCGCGGTCGTTGAAGAACTCAAAGTACCAGCGCAGCGACCAGCCGCCCCACACCGTCACCAGCCGCGAGGCGTTGAACGAATAGATGACGAGAATGACGATCGGCAGGTACAGGAACGCCAGTCCCAGCGCGAGCGAAGTGACGTTGAACGGCGACATCCTGTTGACCTGCCGCACCATCAATTCGCTCCTCCGAGCTGACGGCGCTGCATCCGGTCGTAAAGAACCAGCGGCGGCACCAGCAGAACCAGCAGCGCGACCGCGGCGGCGGCAGCGACCGGCCAATCCTTGTTGGTGAAGAACTCCAGCCACAATGTCTGGCCGATCATCATCGAGCCGGAGCCCGCCAAAAGATCCGGAATCACGAACTCGCCGAGGATCGGGATGAAGCAGAGCAGCGCGCCGGCGCCGACGCCGGGCAACGACAGCGGGAACGTCACCAGCCAGAACGCCCGCCGTGGCGAGGCGCCAAGATCGGCGGCCGCCTCGAGCAGCGAGGCGTCCAGCTTGGAGAGCGTCGCATAGAGCGGCAGGATCATGAACGGCAGATAGGAATAGACGATGCCGATATACATTGCGGTGTCGGTCGACAGCCACACCACCGGCGCGGAGACGACGTGCAATGCGAGCAGCACCTTATTGAGCAGGCCGTCATGCTGCAGGATGTTGATCCAGGCATAGATGCGGATCAGGAACGAGGTCCAGAACGGCACGATCACCAGCATCATCGCAATCGGCTGCCAGCGCTGCGGCAACCGCGCCATGCCGTAGGCGATGGGATAGCCGATCAGCAGCAGGATCAATGTCGAGGTCACGGCGACGACGAGGCTGCGCAGATAGGAGCTGATGTAGAGGCTGTCGGAAGCGAGCAGCCCGAAATTATCCAGCGACAACTGCGCGAAGGCTGCCTTGATCGCGGTCCATCCTTCGGCAAAATCGAACACGGGCACATAGGGCGGCTGCGCGATCGCGGTCTGTGACAGGCTGATCTTCAGCACGAAGCCGAACGGCACCAGGAAGAACAGCACCATCCAGAGATATGGCGCGATGGCGGCATAGCGCGCCGGCTGTGCGAAGATACGGCGCGCGCTCATCGTTCCAGCACCACGCAATCATCGGGCGAAAACCACGCCACCACGCGCTGGCCTGCGCTGCAGGTATCGGTATCGAGCCGGGTGGTATTGGCCACCGACGAGCGCACCACCGCGCCGGAATCGAGCTTGATCTTGTAGATGGTCGAGCCGCCGAGATAGCTGACATCGGTAACGACGCCTTCGAGCCGGTTGATCGCCCGCGAACCGGCTGCATCCGGCGCCGGACCACGGTGCGACATCTTCACCTTCTCGGGGCGGATCGCGACCGAAACGACGGTCCTGGTGACGGGCTCACGCGGTTCGGCAACCACAATGGCTCCGCCGTCGCGGGTCGCAATCGTCAGGCGACGATGTTCGCGCGAAGTGACGTCGCCGTCGAACAGGTTGACGTCGCCGACAAACTCGGCGACCCAGCGCGAGGCGGGCGCCTCGTAGAGATCGCGTGGGGTCGCGACCTGCTGCAGCCGGCCGGCGTCCATGACGCCGATCCGGTTCGCCATCGTCATCGCCTCTTCCTGATCATGGGTGACGACGATGAAGGTCATACCGAGACGGCGCTGCAGTTCCATGAGTTCAAGCTGCGTGCTCTCGCGCAGCTTCTTGTCGAGCGCGGCCAGAGGCTCGTCGAGCAAGAGAACCTTGGGCCGCCGCGCCAGCGAGCGCGCCAGCGCCACGCGCTGCTTCTGGCCGCCGGAGAGCTGATCGGGTTTTCGTTTCTCCATTCCATCCAGCTTGACCAATGCCACCATTTCGGCGACGCGGGTATCGATGGCGGCGCGGGCCATCCCGGCGCGCTTCAGGCCGAACGCGATATTGTCCCGCACTGAAAGATGCGGAAACAGCGCGTAGTTCTGGAACATCATGTTGACAGGCCGCTCATGCGGCAGCACCGGCGCGATGTCGCGACCGCCGAGCAGGATGCGGCCCTCGTCGGGCGTCTCGAAGCCGGCGAGCATCCGAAGCAGCGTGGTCTTGCCGCAGCCGCTTGGGCCGAGCAGCGCAAAGAACTCACCCGCCCTGATGTCGAGCGAGAGCCGGTCCACGGCGGGGAACGTGCCGAACTTCTTGGAGACCCCTTCGATGCGGAGCAAGGGAATGTCGTCGGCCGCCGTGGCCGGCGCCGCTGATATGTCGATATTCGGCCTGCCGATTTCGGGCGATTCCTCGTTCATCTCACCTGCCAGTACTGTGTGGACGGCACGCTAGCGGCGGATCGGCATCCGCTCAACCGGGCGGGCAGCAGGCAGCCACAATATTGTGGATGCCGTGCGCTTTGTCTCTGCTAGGCTTGCCCCTGCTTCTCGCGTCCAAGGACAAGAACAATGCACCGGGACAGATACGACCTTCCACTGACCACTTCCTCCGAACGCGCCGCGGCGCATTACCGCGACGGCGTCGACCGCATGCTATCGGCCTGGCACGGCGCCGAGGATGCCTTCGACAAGGCAATCGCGGAAGATCCCGGCTTTGCGCTGGCACATATCGGACGGGCGCGGCTGCACCAGCTCAACATGGAGGGCGGCAAGGCGCGGGCTTTTGCCGCGCAGGCTCGCGAGCTGGCCGCGGGCGCCAGCCCGCGCGAAAAGAGCCACGTGGAAATCATGGCCGCGGTGATCGAGAGCAAGCCGAAGCTGGCCCTGACCGGCGCCGAGGCGCATCTCGATGAATATCCGCGCGATGCACAGGTGCTGTCGATCCTGCTCGGCGCATTCGGCCTCTACGCGTTCTCGGGCCGTCCTGACCACGATGCGGCAAAACTCGCGATCTGCAAACGCCACGCGCGGCATTATGGCGAAGACTGGTGGTTCGTTTCCTATCTTGGCTGGTCGCACACCGAGGCGGGTAACCTCTCCAACGGCCGGACACTGTCCGAACGGGCGATGACACTGCGAGCTGCCAACGCCAATGCGGCGCATGGCCTCTCGCATGCGATGTTCGAGCAAGGCGACATGGCGATCGGCCGCCAATTTCTCGCGCAATGGATGCCAGCGCATGATCGCCAGAGTTTTCTGCACGGGCATCTCGCATGGCACGTCGCACTGACCCACCTCGACGAAGGCGATCTTGATGGTGCGCTTGCGATCTACGAGCAGCATATCAAGCCGGCGGGCCGCCCCTACCCGCCGCTGAACATCTTCACCGATGGCGCCTCGCTGCTGTGGCGGCTTGCGCTCGCCGGCCAGACCGGGCTGGAGCCGCATTGGCGCGACATGGCCGCCTACGGCGAAAAGCACTTTCCGCAGGCGGGCGCACATTTTGCCGACGTGCATTTCGCGCTGGCCACCGCCATGACAGGTGGCGATGCGCTCCAGACACGACTGGCGCAACTCGAAGCGCGCGACGCCGACGGCAAGCTGCTGCCGGGCCGTGCGGCCATCGAGCTCTGTCGTGGCATCCGGGCATTTGCCGAAGGCGATCATGCGGAGGCGGTCCGCCTGCTCGAGCCGGCAATTGCCGAACTGACGCGGATCGGCGGTAGCCACGCCCAGCGCGAATTGTGGGAGGACAGCTGATCGTCGCGTACTTGCGCGCAGGTTACGGCGACAAGGCCGCGAACCACATCTCGGCCCGGCTCGACCGCCGGCCATCGGCGCGTGACGAGGCCTGGGCGCGCGCGGCGCAGCGAAACTAGGCTCGCCGCTCGACGGCAAATACCTCGATGGCTGCCGCCCGGCCCCGCAAGCGAACCTCCCCCAGCGCTTCGACGACGAAGACTGGCTTGAGCTTCATCAGGCGCAGCAAATCCGCAGAGACCAGCAAATTCCGGCCGGCCTCCTTGCAGTGCTCCTGCAGCCGCGCAGTCACGTTCACGGTATCGCCGAAATAGGCAAGCTGGCGGCGCGAGCTGCCGCACTCGCTGATCGCCACCTGACCGGCATGCAGGCCGGCGCGGAAGCTCGGCACCATGCCGAATTCCTGCCGGTAGGAGTCAGCCCTCTCCGCGATGCAGTCGGCAATCGCGAAGAAGCAGTCGATGCACCGTCCACCCGACATCCTGTCATCGAGCGGCCATGTCACGATCACCTCATCGCCGACATAGGCATGGACCTCGCCGCCATGCGCGACGATCGCATCGTCAATGTCGAAGAAGAAGCGGGTGAGCAGGCCTTGCACGCGCAATTCACCCATCGCCTCGGCGAGCGATGTCGAACCTGCAAGATCGAGGAACATCAGCACGCGCGCTTCCCGCACCGGCGTCCGGTAGCGCCCGAGCGCCACGTTGAACAGCACGCGGCTGCCGACCAGCCGGGTCAGCTCGTAGGCTGACGTGACGAGCAGGGACGCGAAGAAGCTGATCGCCACGATGCCGGGAAACTGTTCGATCAGCCACTTCGTCTCGATCCATTCCCCGTACAGCGCCACTTGCAGGATCAGCGCGGCGACCGCGACAATGATGGCCATGGCCGCGGAGCGCACGGCCAGTTCCGCCAGCAGTGGCCATTTGCTGATCCACTCACTTCGTCGCGACGTGAAGTACAGATGAACACCCCAGGCGGCCAGCGTGATGCCCATCCCATGCACCATGCTCCGGAGATAGTACGGCAGCGTTGCTTCGCTCGGATCGTCAATGAAATAGCGATAGGCTGTTCCGCCAAGCAAGCCGATGCTCGCCAGGAAAACAGTCGGCCTGATCGCGCGCCGCATATCGGTTCATCCCAGTCTTGAAGCGGCCATGAACGCTGCGAGGGCGTCGCGATCCTCAGGCTCCATGATGACGCCAAGCTTCGTCCGCCGCCACAGGATGTCATCCGGAAAACGCGCCCATTCCTTGCGCATGAGATAGCGCACTTCGGCGCCGGTCAATTCCGGTCCGAAGGTCGGGCCGAGCTCGCTGCGCTCTTTGGCATCGCCGAGGATCTCCCTGGCGTTCGTCCCGTAGGCGGCGACCAGCCGCCTCGCCTGCTCTTCGCCGAGAAATCGCCAGCGCTCGCGTACCTCCTCGACCTCATTGTCGAAACGGTCCCAGGCGAAATCGCCGCCGGGCAGCGGCGCTTTTGCGGTCCAGCGCGCCGACATCGGATAGAACGGCGTCAGCTCGGAGACCGCCCGCTCGGCGCGCAGCCGCGAGGTGGTGACATCGCCACCGAATACAGTGAGCAGCGGCGCCTTGCCGCGCCCATGGTCGAGCATGATCGCCCCGTCGCGCCCGCTCGCAGCTGACAGCATCATGTTGGCGCCGGAAAGCGTGCGCACCACGTCGACCGTCTCGATCCGCTCGCGAAAATAGCGGTTCGCCGCATCGCAGAGATAGGCGACGTCACCAGCTGCCATCGCGACGATGGCGGGGTCGCCCTTGAAGGCATGGCTGACGGTGCCGATCAGGGTAAAATCGCGCTCATAGGGACTGGCGAAGATCAGCCGCCCGTCGCTGTTCTGGAACACATAGATGTTGTCGCTGTCGAACAGGCGGCGGACGATGATCTGGTCCATCTGCACGGCGGCGAGCTTCGGCGGCGGCACGCGCAACACCGTCTCGGCAACGGACGGCGTCCAGGCGCCGGTGGCGTTGGCGACCGCCCTTGCCGTGACCACCTGGCGAAAACCGCGATCGATCGTCACCAGCCGCCATTCCCTGCCGCGTTCGGCCCGGCTGCAGCGCGCGCCGGTGTGAATCACCGCGCCACGCGCCGCGGCATCGACGGCGGTGAGAACCACCAGGCGCGAATCGTCCACGACGCAGTCGGAATATTCAAAGGCGGTGCCGAACGGCCGCTTCAGTGCATTGCCGATGGGATGATGGGTGACGTCGATGGTCGCCGAGGCCGGCAGGCCGCTGCGCGAGGCCAGCCGGTCGTACAGCAGCAGCCATGAGCGCAACTGCCAGTCCGGACGCTCGTCGGAATGGGCAGGGATCGCAAAGCGCATCGGGCGCACCAGATGCGGCGCGATCCTGAGCCAGGTGTCGCGCTCGCCAAGCGCGGAACGGACACGAAGGAAATGTCGGCGCTCCAGCCCTGCCAGGTCGCCATGGATCAGCCGCGGCGAGGCCGACGAAGCGCCCGCGCCGAGATCGCTTTGTTCCAGCAGGATGACGCGCAAGCCACGGCCGACGGCGTCGCGCGCGATGCTGACGCCGTTCAACCCGCCGCCAATGATCGCGAGATCGTAGTCCGCCATACGCAAGGTGACTGTAGAGAAACTGATTTCACTACACTAGGTCATGATGGCCAAAAGTGGATGTCACTCCTGGAAATCGTGTCGGGGGATGAAACGCGCGGCCGCCGCTCTCGAGCCTTTTCCGTTCCGATGGAATCGGAACGGGGCTCTAATTTTTGTTTTGACGCGCTTTCTTGACGCGAACCGGTCTCCACCCCGGATCAAGTCCGGGGCAGGCTTTCGCTGGAAAACGCTTTACCCGGTTGCGCCGATCGATGCGAAGAAGCGCTCCGGTCCTTCCAGTTCCACCAGCTTCTTTTTTTCGATCAGCCAGAACCGGTTTCCCACCGTTCGAACGAAGCTGCGATTGTGTGACACCAAGAGGCAGCTTGCCTGGTGTTCCAGCAATTCGTCTTCCAGCGCTTCCTGCCCCTCGATATCAAGGTGATTGGTGGGCTCATCGAGCAGATAGAAGTTTGGCTGGGCAAGCCGCAGCAACAACATTCCAAGACGTGCCTTCTGTCCGCCGGAAAGCCGGCCGATCGGACGGCTCTGCATCGCAACCGAAAGGCCTGCACCGGCGAGCCATGCACGCGCACGCTGATCGCCGACCTCGAATCGGTTGACGATCGCGTCCATCGGCGTGTCGGTATCGGCAAGACCGGCAAGATCCTGTTCGCAATAGCCGAGAGCAAGCGACTGCGTGACCTTGATGCCGGCCTGCGTGGCTGCCGGATTTTCAATCGCCTGCCGCAGCATCGCCACGAGCCGGGTCTTGCCTGCCCCGTTCGGCCCCAGCAGCACGATCCGGTCTCCCTTGCAGATGAACTGCTTGCCGGTCCTGAACAGCAGGCTGCCGTCCGGGGCAGCGACGGCGGCATCATCAAGCGCAATCAGAACCTTGGCATGCGTTCCGCGGTTGGCCAGCTTGATCGTTCCTGCGGATCGCTCCAGATGCGCAGGTCTTGCCGCATCTTCCAGCTTCTCGGCGCGCTGCTTGAGTTGTTTGGTCTTTTGCAACAGAAGGTTGCTGCCGGAATTGACGCCGATATTGTTCAGCTTTGCCGCGTTCTGGCGAAGCTGCTGGGCCGCCTTTCAGGTCACGCCGGTAGCGCCGTTCATCGGATGCATCCACCTCGCTGAGCGCGGCGCGCGCCCGTGTATAGGGCAACGAAAATATCTGTGACTGCTCGGGCCGCAAGAATATCGTGCGGTTCGTGGTTACGTCGAGAAAGGCCCGGTCATGGCTCGATATCACGACCGGCATATCGCGCGGCAGCGCGTTCAACCAACCTTCAAGCTGACCGATCCGGGCGAGGTCCAGGTGGTTGGTCGGCTCGTCGAGCAGCAGCACGTCAGCCTCGGTCACTACTGCGCGGGCAAGCATGGCAAGCCGCTGCCAGCCGCCACTCAGTTGCTTCAGCGGCCTCTGCCGCAGCGCCTCGGGCACATCAAGCGATTCCAGGGCAACGTCGACCCTCCAACCGTCGCTTGCCCGTCGTTCGGCGGGTAGCGCCTCGAGCACCGCCGCATCAAGCGGCGTATCCATCAGCACCATTGGCACGTCCTGCTCGACATAGCCGATGGTCAGCCCGCGTGATCGGGTGATCTCGCCCTCGCCCGGCTCCATCAGGCCGGCAATGCAGCGCAGCAGCGTGGATTTGCCGCGCCCATTGGCGGCGACAAGCCCGATACGGTCACCGGCATTGACGACGAGGTTCAGTCGGGAAAACAGCGAAGCGTTCAGCGTCACGCCGAGATTGCGGATAGTGATAAGGGTCATGATCGTTCCCTGGTCTTGCCGGCGACGGCGACGTCCGGGGCATGCAGCCATCATCGGACGTGGCGTCGGAGCGCGGCGAGCTACGGAAAATGCAGGCGCGAACGATCAGACGTTCGACGTCGCATTGTCACGAGGGGCAGACCAGGGAGAGATTTACGAAAGGTCTCTGGTCAGCCCTGCAAACGCATTTGCAGGGCGTTGACGGGACCGCGCCGGCGATAGTGGTGGAAAAATGTCGTCACCGCGCAGCCCTCCTTTCTCGATCAGGTAGGCCGCTAAACTAACCGGGGCTGCCATCGAAGGCAAGAAGGCCCGGTCGACCTCACATTCGAACTGCCCGCGAGGTCACGCGGCCGTTGGCATCATGCCGTTGGCATCATGGTGGTGCGCACCGGGTGACAGAGATTAGAGAAATCAGGCGCTGGCGAGCTTGCGCTCGGTCTCGACGTCGTTGGCGGCGCTACGGCCGACCAGCGCGGCGTAGTGCCCGATCGGCTGGGGCTTGCCGAGCAAAAAGCCCTGCACGGCGTCGCAGCCCTCGTCCGCGAGGAAGCTGAGCTGTTCCTGGGTCTCCACGCCTTCGGCGACGATCGACATTTCGAGGCCGTGGCCGAGGTCGATGACGGCGCGAACGATCGCCGCCGATTGCGGGTTGCGCCCGAGATTCATGACAAAGGCGCGGTCGATCTTGATCTTGTCGAACGGGAACGCCTGCAGATAGCTCAACGAGGAATAGCCGGAACCGAAATCGTCCATCGAGATCCGCACGCCGAGCGACTTCAACCGCCGCAGCAAGGCGAGACCGCGGTCGAAATCCTCGATCAGCACGCCTTCGGTGATTTCGAGTTCGAGCCGGTCGGGCGCCAGCCCCGTCTCGAGCAGGATCGAATGCACCAGGCTGACGACGTCGCCATGCATGAACTGCGCCGGCGACAGGTTGACGGCGATCTGCATCGGCACCGGCCAGGAGGCCGCCTCGCGGCAAGCCTCGCGCAGGATCCAGACGCCCATCTCGACGATCAGGCCGCTTTCTTCGGCGAGGGGAATGAATTCGCCCGGTGATACGAAACCGCGCACCGGATGGATCCAGCGCGCCAGTGCCTCGAAGCCGATCACCTTGCTGCTGCCAATCGTCGGGCCGGCTGCTGCCTGCGGCTGGTAATACAGCGACAATTCGCCGTTCCGGATCGCCATCGAGAGGTCCTGGTGCAGCACGCGGCGGTCGCGGATCTGCTGGTCCATCTCCGGCTCGAAGACGCTGATCGAGCCGCGCGATTTCTGCTTGGCGCGAAACAGCGCCGCGCCGGAATTAGCGAGCAGCGATGCAGCGTC encodes the following:
- a CDS encoding ABC transporter permease, coding for MSARRIFAQPARYAAIAPYLWMVLFFLVPFGFVLKISLSQTAIAQPPYVPVFDFAEGWTAIKAAFAQLSLDNFGLLASDSLYISSYLRSLVVAVTSTLILLLIGYPIAYGMARLPQRWQPIAMMLVIVPFWTSFLIRIYAWINILQHDGLLNKVLLALHVVSAPVVWLSTDTAMYIGIVYSYLPFMILPLYATLSKLDASLLEAAADLGASPRRAFWLVTFPLSLPGVGAGALLCFIPILGEFVIPDLLAGSGSMMIGQTLWLEFFTNKDWPVAAAAAVALLVLLVPPLVLYDRMQRRQLGGAN
- a CDS encoding ABC transporter ATP-binding protein, encoding MNEESPEIGRPNIDISAAPATAADDIPLLRIEGVSKKFGTFPAVDRLSLDIRAGEFFALLGPSGCGKTTLLRMLAGFETPDEGRILLGGRDIAPVLPHERPVNMMFQNYALFPHLSVRDNIAFGLKRAGMARAAIDTRVAEMVALVKLDGMEKRKPDQLSGGQKQRVALARSLARRPKVLLLDEPLAALDKKLRESTQLELMELQRRLGMTFIVVTHDQEEAMTMANRIGVMDAGRLQQVATPRDLYEAPASRWVAEFVGDVNLFDGDVTSREHRRLTIATRDGGAIVVAEPREPVTRTVVSVAIRPEKVKMSHRGPAPDAAGSRAINRLEGVVTDVSYLGGSTIYKIKLDSGAVVRSSVANTTRLDTDTCSAGQRVVAWFSPDDCVVLER
- a CDS encoding adenylate/guanylate cyclase domain-containing protein — protein: MRRAIRPTVFLASIGLLGGTAYRYFIDDPSEATLPYYLRSMVHGMGITLAAWGVHLYFTSRRSEWISKWPLLAELAVRSAAMAIIVAVAALILQVALYGEWIETKWLIEQFPGIVAISFFASLLVTSAYELTRLVGSRVLFNVALGRYRTPVREARVLMFLDLAGSTSLAEAMGELRVQGLLTRFFFDIDDAIVAHGGEVHAYVGDEVIVTWPLDDRMSGGRCIDCFFAIADCIAERADSYRQEFGMVPSFRAGLHAGQVAISECGSSRRQLAYFGDTVNVTARLQEHCKEAGRNLLVSADLLRLMKLKPVFVVEALGEVRLRGRAAAIEVFAVERRA
- a CDS encoding glycerol-3-phosphate dehydrogenase, translating into MADYDLAIIGGGLNGVSIARDAVGRGLRVILLEQSDLGAGASSASPRLIHGDLAGLERRHFLRVRSALGERDTWLRIAPHLVRPMRFAIPAHSDERPDWQLRSWLLLYDRLASRSGLPASATIDVTHHPIGNALKRPFGTAFEYSDCVVDDSRLVVLTAVDAAARGAVIHTGARCSRAERGREWRLVTIDRGFRQVVTARAVANATGAWTPSVAETVLRVPPPKLAAVQMDQIIVRRLFDSDNIYVFQNSDGRLIFASPYERDFTLIGTVSHAFKGDPAIVAMAAGDVAYLCDAANRYFRERIETVDVVRTLSGANMMLSAASGRDGAIMLDHGRGKAPLLTVFGGDVTTSRLRAERAVSELTPFYPMSARWTAKAPLPGGDFAWDRFDNEVEEVRERWRFLGEEQARRLVAAYGTNAREILGDAKERSELGPTFGPELTGAEVRYLMRKEWARFPDDILWRRTKLGVIMEPEDRDALAAFMAASRLG
- a CDS encoding tetratricopeptide repeat protein codes for the protein MHRDRYDLPLTTSSERAAAHYRDGVDRMLSAWHGAEDAFDKAIAEDPGFALAHIGRARLHQLNMEGGKARAFAAQARELAAGASPREKSHVEIMAAVIESKPKLALTGAEAHLDEYPRDAQVLSILLGAFGLYAFSGRPDHDAAKLAICKRHARHYGEDWWFVSYLGWSHTEAGNLSNGRTLSERAMTLRAANANAAHGLSHAMFEQGDMAIGRQFLAQWMPAHDRQSFLHGHLAWHVALTHLDEGDLDGALAIYEQHIKPAGRPYPPLNIFTDGASLLWRLALAGQTGLEPHWRDMAAYGEKHFPQAGAHFADVHFALATAMTGGDALQTRLAQLEARDADGKLLPGRAAIELCRGIRAFAEGDHAEAVRLLEPAIAELTRIGGSHAQRELWEDS
- a CDS encoding AbrB family transcriptional regulator, translating into MSLIPASISSAVADRAKILGTLETLVIGAAGGLLFLWLNLPGGLISGAMAAVGIAALAGRPVTMPPILTQTVLVLLGITLGSLVSRQMIQHMSAYPLTIGLLALATFCSTFGSSFYLQRMHGWDQTSALLAGSPGALSQITMLAAEKGADVAAIAVVQTIRVIILTAALPLLLAVTGVAPSAPMELISIGVASPIELAVLAAAAVAVALLLRLANFPASWMFGAMIASAVLHGTGLIEGGLPPWMRGVALVGIGAVIGTRFARISRSTLVSHINAGLGSFAVAIVISAVFVTVIVLTTHVRLADVVVAFAPGAMDAMLALALTLHIDPIFVGAHHLSRFVFVSITTPGIVHLFGRPQEDVDD
- a CDS encoding ABC transporter permease; protein product: MVRQVNRMSPFNVTSLALGLAFLYLPIVILVIYSFNASRLVTVWGGWSLRWYFEFFNDRAMLDAAWMSLRVAAVSATIATLLGTLAAVGLARGERFRGRALFSGMLYAPLVMPEVISGLSLLLLFVALNAERGFWTVTIAHTTLTMCFVTVVVQSRLASLDRSLEEAAMDLGCNPVQAFIRVTLPLIVPAIAAGWMLAFTLSLDDVVIASFTTGPGSATLPIRIYSEVRLGVKPEINAICTMVIALIAVLIVIASLVSKLSSSEGKSAAPL